The following is a genomic window from Bacillus sp. V2I10.
TAATGCTTCTGAAAATCTAACAGCTGCCGAATCTCGTGTACGTGACGTAGACATGGCGAAAGAAATGATGAACCAAACAAAGAATTCTATTCTTTCTCAAGCAGCACAAGCAATGCTGGCTCAATCCAATCAAATGCCTCAAGGAGTTTTACAACTTCTGAGATAATTGATTAGAAGGGCGTCCAGTTTGGTAACGAACTGGAGCATCACTGGGTGAATTGCTGGAACTTCCTAAAGCTTCATCAACCAAAGCGTAGTTGGAAACGACAGGCGAAATGGTTTGAAAATGATGAAGATGAACAATGGATAATCAGCAGCCAAGCTCCTGTGAGGAAACTCTGGAGAAGGTTCAACGACTAGAGAACACGGTCTAAGGCGAGAAGCTATGACTATGAATCTCGTAGGGCAGTGAAAACTGTTCGAAGTGCCCAGCCCCATATAATTGAAGGGTGAAGATATAGTCTATTCTATGACCGAAAGGCGTAGCGGCAAAGCAAGCCAACCAACAACCACAAGGTGTACTTCAATTACTTCGTTAATTGGACTAAAGACTCTAGCCATGCTAGGGTCTTTTTTATGTTAGATTTTACTATTCAATATTTAAACTGAATTTAAACTTTAAGACTTCAAAATCCTATAAGTACAACCGATATAACCATTAGAACATAAATCCCAAGGAGCGACCCACCATGATGATCGAAAAAATGTCATCGCAGCCTGGTCCGCGCATCTCAGAAATCGACACGAAACCTATTAAACTTCCAGAACATAATAACGAAGAAAACATACCCACATTTTCAAAAGAAGAATTAGAAAAAGTCATAAATGGCATTAACGATTTCCTGCAGCCTGCTAACACGCATATTCAGTTTCAGCTTCACGAAAAGCTGAACGAATATTACGTAACGGTAGTTGATAATCAAACAAAAGAAATCGTCAGGGAAATCCCGTCGAGAAAAATACTCGATTTATATGCAGCAATGACAGAATTTCTGGGATTTGTTGTAGACAAAAAGATTTAGAGAGGTGATTCAGCATGGTTCGAATAGGTGGTTTAGCAAGTGGAATGGATATTGATTCGCTTGTAGCCGATCTAATGAAAGCAGAGAGAATGCCGCTTGATAAATTAAAGCAAAATAAACAAACGCTTGAATGGCAGCGGGACGGCTATCGTGAAATGAACAGCCTGCTGTTTGCATTTCGTAATGCGACATTTGATATGAAACTTTCAAGTAATTACCGTGCACGTTCAACGAACAGTTCCAATTCAGATAAAGTGACAGCCACTGCCACAAGTGCTGCAAGTCAGTCTTCTTACAGTATTTCAAAGGTCGACCAACTGGCGGCAGCTGCAACAAAGGTGAATGCTGGAGCGATTTCAGCAGCCGGATCAAAGGTTGACCCTTCAAAATCTCTTTATGAGATCAAAGATTCGTTTGCCAACCAGAATTTCAACTGGCAGACAGGTACCGTGAAAAATCAGACGATTACCGCTGATGCAGATGGAAGTACGTTTAATCTCAAATTAGAGAGCGGAGAAGTTCTTAAAAACTTCGATAAAGATGCCGTTATTAAAGTAGATGGAAAATCTATTACACTTGTAACAGGAACACCGCAGGCTGGAGAAGCAAAGATTGATAGTGACGGGACTCTTACATTCGGGGAGTCGATTAAAAAAGGAAGCACTATAAAAGTAGATTATGTAATAGACAGTACAGACAACTACATGTCCTTTGACATGCAAACACACACATCCAAAGGGCAAATAAATGAAAATTTTCTAATACAGGGAACAGAATCATTAAATACCGTTTTTAATAAAATCAATTCATCTGAACTAGGTGTCACCGCTTTATACGATTCTTTTTCGGATAAAATTACGCTTACTAGAAAAGAAACTGGTGACTTTAATACGGCAGGTAATGAAATCATTACTTCAGCTGGTTTCCTGAACGATGTGTTGAGTTTTGGTTCTGGAACGGAGACGGGCGGCCAGAACGCAAAATTTACGATCAACGGCCTTTCAACCGAACGGACATCCAACACTTTCGAGATGAGCGGAGTCACTTTCACTTTAAAAGACACATTCACAGCCACAGACTCAGCAGTATCAATAAACGTCACAAACGACACGAACGCTGTCTTCGACAATATTAAAAAGTTCGTGACCTTATATAATGAAACAATCGCAAAAATTCAGGCCAAAACAGATGAAACACGCTACCGTGATTATCAGCCGCTGTCTGATGAAGAGCGCGAATCTCTAACTGATAAACAGCAGGAGCAATGGGACGAAAAAGCTCAAAGCGGACTGCTCAGAAAAGACTCAATCCTAACTGGTGCACTAAGCCAAATGCGTTCAGATTTTTATTCCACTCTATCTGCAGCATCCGGCTCGTCATTCACTCATTTGTCTAACATTGGCATCTCGACAACTTCGAACTACCGTGAAGGCGGCAAGCTGATCATCGATGAAGCGAAGCTGAAAAAAGCGATTGAAGAAAACCCTGAAGGTGTTGAAAAGCTCTTTACAAGCAACGGGCCGACAAGCGGTGAAAAAGGGATTATCACAAACCTTTATGACAACTTAAAAACAACGATGGACAAGCTGAATGCGAAGGCAGGAACTTCAAGCTCAACAAGCCAGCAGTTTACAATCGGCAGGAACCTTTCCTCCATTGACACTCAAATCGATCGGTTTGAAGACCGCTTAACCCAAGTAGAAAACCGCTATTGGTCGCAGTTCACGGCGATGGAAAAAGCCATTCAGCGTTCAAACGACCAAATGAATTATCTTATGCAGCAATTCGGTTAATAAAGGAGTAAATTGAAAATGGCACTTAACAACCCTTATCAAGCGTATCAGCAAAATTCTGTGAGTACAGCTTCACCGGGCGAATTAACGCTGATGCTTTATAATGGCTGTCTTAAGTTTATCAAGCAGGCACGCCGGGCAATTCAGCTGAAAAACACGCAAGAGAAAAACCTCAATCTTCAAAAAGCACAGCGGATTATCCAGGAGCTGATAATTACGTTAAATCCTGAAGCTGCTGTATCTGAATCTATGATGTCAATGTATGAATATATGAATCGCCGTTTAGTAGAAGCCAATATTTCAAACGATTTGGCTATTCTTGCTGAAGTGGAAGTGTATGTAACGGAGTTTCGTGATACTTGGAAGCAAGTAATTCAATCGGCCCGCAAGCAGCAGTTCGGACAAGGCGGTCAAGTCTAGTGAGTGCAGTAAACAAACTGCATCAGCTTACAAAGCAATTACTATCAGAAGTAAACGGTGCACCAGATAAAGACATGAGAGACAGCCACATCGTTAATATCCAGGATTGGATTGAGCAGCGTGACAGCCTGATCAACCAGCTAAAGCCTCCTTACAATCGTGAGGAAAAACAGCTTGGCAAAGAAATTACTGAATGGAACGCCATTATTCATGACAAGCTGAATCTGCTGAAGCAGGAAATTAAAAACGATATTACCCAGCTCAAGGTTCAAAAAGCATCGAATCAAAAATACATCAATCCTTATCAGAACGCATCAGTTGACGGCATGTACTATGATAAACGCAAATAAATCCCTCACTCAAAGTGAATATGAGCTCTTTTATTCCTATAATGAGCTGCTTAATTGTATTGAGGAGGACATGTACGATTTGATTCAGAGCTTTGAATCCATGGAGTACACAGAAGGCGAGCGTGTCATGGATGATCTTGTTGATGCATTCATTCAAATTGATACCACTCATTCCGGCATGTTCCACCTGGCAAGAGATGATGAGCATCTCCAAAATCAAATTCTTTTATTTGATCAAATCATCGACGAATTGAAGCCGTTTACATTGAATAAGGACGATACCCTTTCTTTTCAGATCTATATAAAAGAAGAGCTTTCAGTATTATTCATCAAATGGAAAAGGGAGGTTCAGGCATACCTATTGCCATACCTGTTTCATTAATCTCATCTGCATCCGGATGGGATTTTTTCTATAGCATAAATAAAGATTCTCAGTCATATTCTATTCACATCCATCCACGGCAGTCATTCAGCCGCAATCTTCAACAAATTTCACATAGTTTTAACATTATTTTAACGTTTGAGCAGGAATACCCGAGGGAAAGAGAGAAATAAGTTTACATATCCTTAACAAAAGGAGGAGTTCATTTTGAATTATAACGTCAGAGGCGAAAACATTGAGGTAACTCCAGCTTTAAGAGAGTATGTCGAGAAGAAAATCGGCAAGCTAGAACGCTATTTTGAGGATTCAATCGATGCAAACGTAAATGTAAATTTAAAATTCTACAATGATCAAGAATCAAAGATTGAAGTAACGATTCCAATGACCAATTTAGTATTGCGTGCTGAGGAATACAATGAGGATATGTACGCTGCCATCGATCTTGTGACAAACAAGCTTGAGCGTCAAATCCGTAAACATAAAACGAAAGTAAACCGAAAATTGCGCGAGCAGGGTTCAGCGAAATTCATGTTCACAAATGGGGCAGTTGAGGCAGAGGGTGAAAACACTCAGCCGCCAGTTCAGGAAGAAGATGACACGATCGAAGTTGTCCGCACGAAGCGCTTTAACTTAAAGCCAATGGACAGTGAGGAAGCGATTCTTCAAATGAACATGCTGGGCCATAACTTTTTCGTTTTCACAAATGCTGAAACGAATTCTACGAATGTGGTTTATCAGCGTAAAGACGGCAAATATGCAATTATCGAACCAACTGAATAATACCAATAAACCAATGCAGTCCGTTCTATGAGCGGGCTGCATTTTTACTTTGTCCGATTTACTAATGGCATTATTTTGTAACTTTCGGCATGCTTTTTTTGTCCATACCCGATATACTGTTGAAAACATTAAATATATGGTAAAATAAATAATAGTTTTGAAATTTCTAGCGGGTTCTCATGAATACTGTTCATGTATGGCACTTCATTAGACAGAGGAGCGTATAAAATGCTTGGAATCTTAAATAAGGTGTTCGATTTTAACAAACGTGCATTAAATAAATATGAAAAAATGGCTAATCAAATAGAGTCTTTAGCATCAGACATGGAAAAGCTTTCTGATGAAGATCTAAAGGCGAAAACACAGGAGTTTAAAGGCCGCGTTGCAAAAGGTGAGAGCGTCGATGACCTTTTGACTGAGGCTTTTTCTGTAGTCCGTGAAGCTGCAAAGCGTGTTCTTGGCTTATACCCTTATCCGGTTCAGCTTATGGGGGGTATCGCGCTTCATGAGGGCAATATCTCTGAGATGAAAACAGGGGAAGGTAAAACGCTGACGTCCACAATGCCTGTTTATCTGAATGCTCTTTCTGGAAAAGGCGTTCATGTTGTAACAGTCAATGAATACTTGGCAAGCCGTGATGCTGTTGAAATGGGCAAGCTGTATGAGTTCCTTGGTTTAACAGTAGGTTTAAATACGAACGGCCTTTCAAAAGAAGAAAAGCGTGCTGCTTATGCGGCTGATGTAACTTATTCTACTAATAATGAATTAGGATTTGACTACTTGCGCGATAACATGGTGCTTTACAAAGAGCAGATGGTTCAGCGTCCGCTTCACTATGCTGTAATCGATGAAGTTGACTCCATCTTAATTGACGAAGCGCGTACGCCGCTGATCATCTCCGGTTCTGCTGCAAAGTCAACGATGCTTTATGTGCAGGCAAACGGTTTTGTGCGTTCTCTTAAACGTGACGAGGATTACACGTTTGATGAAAAAACAAAAGGTGTTCAGCTGACAGAAGACGGTATGTCTAAAGCTGAAAAAGCATTTCATATTGAAAACCTTTTTGATCTTACACATGTTTCATTAAATCATCATATAAATATGGCATTAAGAGCACATGTTGTGATGCACAATGATGTTGACTACGTAGTTGAAGACGGTCAGGTTGTCATCGTTGACCAGTTTACAGGCCGTTTAATGAAAGGCCGCCGCTACAGCGATGGTCTTCACCAGGCAATTGAGGCAAAAGAAGGTCTTGAGATTCAAAATGAAAGCATGACGCTTGCAACGATTACGTTCCAGAACTACTTCCGCATGTACGAGAAGCTTTCTGGTATGACGGGTACAGCGAAAACGGAAGAAGAGGAATTCCGCAACATTTACAACATGCAGGTTGTAGCGATTCCTACTAACCGTGATGTTGTCCGTGATGACCGCGCTGACCTTGTATACCGTTCAATGGAAGGCAAGTTCAAAGCAGTTGTGGATGATGTAACGACGCGTTATTTTGCCGGTCAGCCGATATTGGTTGGTACGGTTGCTGTTGAAACGTCAGAGCTTATTTCAAAGCTTTTGAAGAAAAAAGGCGTTCCGCATAACGTTCTGAATGCGAAGAACCATGAGCGGGAAGCTGAAATTATCGAGAATGCCGGTCACCAAGGTTCCGTTACAATCGCAACGAACATGGCTGGACGCGGTACGGATATCAAGCTTGGACCTGGTGTTATAGAGCTTGGCGGTTTAGCTGTTATCGGTACAGAGCGCCACGAAT
Proteins encoded in this region:
- a CDS encoding flagellar hook-associated protein 2 → MVRIGGLASGMDIDSLVADLMKAERMPLDKLKQNKQTLEWQRDGYREMNSLLFAFRNATFDMKLSSNYRARSTNSSNSDKVTATATSAASQSSYSISKVDQLAAAATKVNAGAISAAGSKVDPSKSLYEIKDSFANQNFNWQTGTVKNQTITADADGSTFNLKLESGEVLKNFDKDAVIKVDGKSITLVTGTPQAGEAKIDSDGTLTFGESIKKGSTIKVDYVIDSTDNYMSFDMQTHTSKGQINENFLIQGTESLNTVFNKINSSELGVTALYDSFSDKITLTRKETGDFNTAGNEIITSAGFLNDVLSFGSGTETGGQNAKFTINGLSTERTSNTFEMSGVTFTLKDTFTATDSAVSINVTNDTNAVFDNIKKFVTLYNETIAKIQAKTDETRYRDYQPLSDEERESLTDKQQEQWDEKAQSGLLRKDSILTGALSQMRSDFYSTLSAASGSSFTHLSNIGISTTSNYREGGKLIIDEAKLKKAIEENPEGVEKLFTSNGPTSGEKGIITNLYDNLKTTMDKLNAKAGTSSSTSQQFTIGRNLSSIDTQIDRFEDRLTQVENRYWSQFTAMEKAIQRSNDQMNYLMQQFG
- a CDS encoding flagellar protein FliT, whose translation is MSAVNKLHQLTKQLLSEVNGAPDKDMRDSHIVNIQDWIEQRDSLINQLKPPYNREEKQLGKEITEWNAIIHDKLNLLKQEIKNDITQLKVQKASNQKYINPYQNASVDGMYYDKRK
- the secA gene encoding preprotein translocase subunit SecA; this encodes MLGILNKVFDFNKRALNKYEKMANQIESLASDMEKLSDEDLKAKTQEFKGRVAKGESVDDLLTEAFSVVREAAKRVLGLYPYPVQLMGGIALHEGNISEMKTGEGKTLTSTMPVYLNALSGKGVHVVTVNEYLASRDAVEMGKLYEFLGLTVGLNTNGLSKEEKRAAYAADVTYSTNNELGFDYLRDNMVLYKEQMVQRPLHYAVIDEVDSILIDEARTPLIISGSAAKSTMLYVQANGFVRSLKRDEDYTFDEKTKGVQLTEDGMSKAEKAFHIENLFDLTHVSLNHHINMALRAHVVMHNDVDYVVEDGQVVIVDQFTGRLMKGRRYSDGLHQAIEAKEGLEIQNESMTLATITFQNYFRMYEKLSGMTGTAKTEEEEFRNIYNMQVVAIPTNRDVVRDDRADLVYRSMEGKFKAVVDDVTTRYFAGQPILVGTVAVETSELISKLLKKKGVPHNVLNAKNHEREAEIIENAGHQGSVTIATNMAGRGTDIKLGPGVIELGGLAVIGTERHESRRIDNQLRGRSGRQGDPGVTQFYLSMEDELMRRFGSENMMAMMDRLGMDDSQPIQSKIVTRAVESAQKRVEGNNFDARKQLLQYDDVLRQQREVIYKQRFDVIDSENLRSIVESMVTSTVERVVAMYTPKDELPEEWNLDGLLDYLSANLLEEGTFTVNDFKGKESEEITELVLEKTKARYNEKEEAFGEEQMREFEKVILLRAVDTKWMDHIDAMDQLRQGIHLRAYGQTDPLREYQMEGFAMFENMIASIEEDAAKYIMKAEIRNNLEREEVAKPQEAVHPKEGDEAPKKKPVKKQMEIGRNEACVCGSGKKYKNCCGK
- the fliS gene encoding flagellar export chaperone FliS, which produces MALNNPYQAYQQNSVSTASPGELTLMLYNGCLKFIKQARRAIQLKNTQEKNLNLQKAQRIIQELIITLNPEAAVSESMMSMYEYMNRRLVEANISNDLAILAEVEVYVTEFRDTWKQVIQSARKQQFGQGGQV
- the flaG gene encoding flagellar protein FlaG; translated protein: MMIEKMSSQPGPRISEIDTKPIKLPEHNNEENIPTFSKEELEKVINGINDFLQPANTHIQFQLHEKLNEYYVTVVDNQTKEIVREIPSRKILDLYAAMTEFLGFVVDKKI
- the hpf gene encoding ribosome hibernation-promoting factor, HPF/YfiA family, producing MNYNVRGENIEVTPALREYVEKKIGKLERYFEDSIDANVNVNLKFYNDQESKIEVTIPMTNLVLRAEEYNEDMYAAIDLVTNKLERQIRKHKTKVNRKLREQGSAKFMFTNGAVEAEGENTQPPVQEEDDTIEVVRTKRFNLKPMDSEEAILQMNMLGHNFFVFTNAETNSTNVVYQRKDGKYAIIEPTE